A genome region from Alicyclobacillus acidocaldarius subsp. acidocaldarius DSM 446 includes the following:
- a CDS encoding DeoR/GlpR family DNA-binding transcription regulator, producing MFADERKARIAQHVLVQKRATVSELAQMFQASESTIRRDLQELEEQGVLHRTHGGAVAKEVAAFEPTWSEKRIQNQEAKTRIAALALELVRPGQVVLLDAGTTTYELARQWRHEGVTVVTNSLDIASELSSRREMDLVMLGGQFRAKTGAFVGPFAERMLDELHVDIAFLGANGVDFRGITTPNPQEAAVKRAMVKCADRVVLVADRTKLHQTAFVRVATWDEIDTWVSDGPLPDGEWRQWQAETEVEFICDNEDGGVMG from the coding sequence ATGTTCGCGGACGAGCGCAAGGCCCGCATCGCGCAGCACGTGCTCGTACAGAAACGAGCGACGGTGAGCGAACTTGCGCAGATGTTTCAAGCTTCCGAATCCACCATCCGGCGAGATCTGCAAGAGCTCGAGGAGCAGGGCGTGTTGCACCGAACGCACGGCGGAGCGGTTGCCAAGGAAGTGGCCGCGTTTGAGCCGACGTGGAGCGAGAAGCGCATTCAGAACCAGGAGGCGAAGACGCGCATCGCGGCGCTCGCTCTCGAGCTCGTGCGACCTGGACAAGTGGTGCTGCTCGACGCGGGGACGACGACGTACGAACTTGCTCGGCAATGGCGCCATGAAGGCGTGACGGTTGTCACGAACAGCCTGGATATCGCCTCCGAATTGAGTTCACGCCGTGAGATGGATCTCGTCATGTTGGGCGGCCAGTTTCGCGCTAAGACCGGCGCTTTTGTGGGGCCGTTTGCGGAGCGCATGTTGGACGAATTGCACGTCGACATCGCATTTCTGGGCGCCAACGGCGTCGATTTCCGCGGCATCACGACGCCGAATCCCCAGGAGGCGGCCGTCAAGCGGGCGATGGTCAAGTGTGCCGACCGCGTGGTTCTCGTCGCGGATCGCACGAAGCTCCATCAGACCGCGTTTGTGCGCGTGGCGACCTGGGACGAGATCGACACGTGGGTGTCGGACGGACCCCTGCCCGACGGCGAGTGGCGCCAGTGGCAGGCGGAAACCGAGGTGGAGTTCATCTGTGACAACGAGGACGGAGGGGTGATGGGATGA
- the trxB gene encoding thioredoxin-disulfide reductase encodes MEHRRLIILGTGPAGYTAAIYAARANLEPLVFEGDQAGGQLTMTTEVENFPGFPDGVMGPELMEAMKKQAEKFGAEFRSGIATGVDLSQRPFKVVIDKEHEYTADALIVATGASAKLLGIEGESEMIGRGVSTCATCDGFFFRNKRVIVVGGGDSAMEEATFLTKFASEVTIVHRREEFRASKIMQERAKANPKIRFVMNVQSKRVLSDGNKVTGLEVVDNRTGETKVLEADGVFVAIGHKPNTDFLRGQLELDEIGYIITKGNTSETSVEGVFACGDVMDSRYRQAITAAGSGCKAAMDAEKFLEGQAAHDWSVSLNA; translated from the coding sequence ATGGAACACAGGAGGCTCATCATCCTAGGGACGGGGCCAGCCGGATACACGGCGGCCATTTACGCAGCGCGAGCGAATCTCGAGCCGCTCGTGTTTGAGGGCGATCAGGCGGGCGGCCAGTTGACGATGACGACGGAAGTGGAAAACTTCCCTGGCTTTCCGGATGGCGTCATGGGCCCTGAGCTCATGGAGGCCATGAAAAAGCAAGCGGAAAAGTTCGGCGCGGAGTTCCGATCGGGTATCGCGACGGGGGTGGATCTGTCGCAGCGCCCGTTCAAGGTCGTGATCGACAAGGAACACGAATACACCGCGGATGCGCTTATCGTGGCGACGGGCGCTTCGGCCAAGCTGCTCGGCATTGAGGGAGAGAGCGAGATGATCGGCCGGGGCGTGTCGACGTGCGCCACGTGCGACGGGTTTTTCTTTCGGAACAAGCGCGTCATCGTGGTGGGCGGCGGCGATTCGGCCATGGAGGAGGCGACGTTCCTCACGAAATTCGCGTCGGAGGTGACGATTGTCCACCGCCGCGAGGAGTTCCGCGCGTCGAAGATCATGCAGGAGCGCGCCAAGGCGAATCCGAAGATCCGGTTTGTGATGAACGTCCAGTCGAAGCGGGTGCTGTCGGATGGCAACAAGGTGACGGGGCTCGAGGTGGTGGACAACCGGACGGGTGAGACGAAGGTACTCGAGGCGGACGGCGTGTTCGTCGCCATCGGCCACAAACCGAACACGGACTTCCTGCGCGGCCAGCTCGAATTGGACGAGATTGGGTACATCATCACGAAGGGCAACACGTCGGAGACGAGCGTGGAAGGCGTCTTCGCCTGCGGTGACGTGATGGACTCCCGGTACCGGCAGGCCATCACGGCGGCGGGATCCGGCTGCAAAGCGGCCATGGACGCGGAGAAGTTCCTGGAGGGCCAGGCGGCACACGATTGGTCGGTGTCGCTCAACGCCTGA
- a CDS encoding acetate--CoA ligase family protein, with product MTSLHHFFHPKVVAVVGASRNKDRLGHVLFRHILNSDFRGTVYPVNPSAQSVAAVRAYPSLRDVPEPVDLAVLVVPASQVLSVIDDVIAAGIKHVMILSSGFSDMDKPGEELEREISEKLRAAGCRLIGPNSLGLIQMDSETRLNASFAPKVPEYGHVAIASHSGALGITILDYAAYIGLGVASFVSLGNRADVSGNDLLQYWGDDPAIEMILLYLESFGNPRNFSRLARRITRQKPILAVKSARTPVGHDVANARTVSVAAEDATVEAMFQQAGVIRVDTLQELFDVAVLLKAGPTRGGRRVAVVTNTAGGAVMTVDRIVREGLEFVGPVINVGFETLAESYREVLPQVLRDPSVDSVIVLFTPVGPSNEEAVRVAISAALCEVANDPPVPGVRHPYEKPVVANFLTTGDYRVRMLEVDSERQIPIYPFPEQAVRALAKVVAYHEYREKDPGVIPFVDGIDTDLARTRMYQEISATSYRGEEDVQGLVTLDWPAVREVLAAIGLDAADAPNEQAEEQASFNIVVETDPLFGPLLRLYLSSEERGAAALRRSAKTLPTVRLLPLTDADARELWSDALVNSASSRMKPHEEVVIDAMIRMSQWVEDVPEIAEADLYFVIEGDRAVCVAGRVEVARRNG from the coding sequence ATGACGTCGTTGCACCACTTTTTTCATCCGAAGGTGGTTGCCGTCGTGGGCGCGTCGAGGAACAAGGATCGACTCGGCCACGTCCTGTTTCGCCACATCTTGAACAGCGATTTTCGCGGGACGGTGTATCCTGTCAATCCGTCCGCGCAATCGGTGGCCGCGGTGCGCGCCTACCCCAGCCTGCGCGACGTCCCGGAACCCGTCGATCTGGCGGTGCTGGTCGTGCCCGCTTCGCAGGTCTTGTCCGTCATCGACGACGTGATCGCGGCGGGCATCAAGCACGTGATGATCTTGTCGTCTGGGTTTTCTGACATGGACAAACCCGGGGAAGAGTTGGAGCGCGAGATTTCGGAGAAGCTGCGCGCGGCGGGGTGCCGTCTCATTGGCCCCAACAGCCTCGGCCTCATCCAGATGGACAGCGAGACGCGGCTCAACGCGAGCTTCGCGCCGAAGGTGCCGGAGTACGGTCACGTCGCCATCGCGTCCCATTCCGGCGCGCTCGGCATCACCATTCTGGACTATGCGGCCTACATTGGCTTGGGCGTCGCCAGCTTCGTCAGCCTGGGCAACCGCGCGGACGTCTCCGGCAACGATCTTCTCCAGTATTGGGGCGACGATCCGGCCATCGAAATGATCCTCCTGTACCTCGAGTCGTTCGGGAATCCGAGGAACTTCTCTCGGCTCGCCCGGCGCATCACCCGCCAGAAGCCCATTCTGGCCGTCAAGAGCGCCCGAACGCCCGTCGGGCACGATGTGGCGAACGCGCGCACGGTGTCCGTGGCGGCCGAGGACGCGACCGTGGAGGCGATGTTCCAACAGGCCGGCGTGATTCGCGTGGACACGCTGCAGGAGCTGTTTGACGTCGCCGTCCTGCTGAAGGCAGGTCCCACGCGCGGCGGACGCCGCGTGGCGGTCGTGACCAACACCGCTGGAGGGGCCGTGATGACGGTCGACCGCATCGTGCGGGAGGGCCTGGAGTTCGTCGGGCCGGTCATCAACGTCGGTTTCGAGACGCTCGCCGAGAGCTATCGCGAGGTGTTGCCGCAGGTGCTGCGCGACCCGAGCGTGGATTCCGTCATTGTGCTCTTCACGCCTGTGGGTCCGTCCAACGAGGAGGCCGTGCGCGTCGCCATTTCTGCGGCGCTGTGCGAAGTGGCGAACGATCCGCCCGTCCCCGGCGTCCGCCATCCGTACGAGAAACCGGTGGTGGCCAACTTTTTGACCACAGGCGACTACCGCGTGCGGATGCTCGAGGTCGACTCGGAGCGGCAGATCCCCATCTATCCGTTCCCGGAGCAGGCCGTTCGCGCCCTCGCGAAGGTGGTGGCGTACCACGAGTACCGCGAGAAGGATCCGGGCGTGATTCCGTTTGTCGACGGGATCGACACGGACCTGGCCCGGACGCGCATGTACCAGGAAATTTCCGCGACGTCGTATCGAGGCGAGGAGGACGTTCAGGGGCTCGTGACGCTCGATTGGCCCGCCGTGCGCGAAGTGCTGGCGGCCATCGGCCTCGATGCGGCGGATGCGCCGAACGAACAAGCGGAGGAGCAGGCGAGCTTCAACATCGTCGTGGAGACCGATCCGCTGTTTGGCCCGCTCTTGCGCCTGTACCTTTCCTCGGAGGAACGTGGCGCCGCAGCACTTCGCCGCTCCGCCAAGACCCTGCCCACGGTGCGCCTCTTGCCGCTCACGGATGCCGACGCCAGAGAGCTCTGGAGCGACGCCCTCGTCAACAGCGCTTCGTCGCGGATGAAGCCGCACGAAGAGGTCGTGATCGACGCGATGATCCGCATGTCGCAGTGGGTGGAGGACGTGCCGGAGATTGCGGAGGCGGATCTGTACTTCGTCATTGAGGGGGACCGCGCCGTGTGCGTGGCGGGCCGAGTGGAAGTCGCGCGGCGCAACGGGTAA
- a CDS encoding PTS sugar transporter subunit IIA, producing the protein MTMLTREHVCFLDESVATRADVIRRMVELAHRSGHVEDVGRAVEAVEHREQEGTTGFGKGIAIPHGKSSAVRKAALMFARLAKPVDWNSLDGAPVDTVFLILVPEGAHDDHLRLLSKLARKLMHDDFVSALREANEVDQLVDTIRGALED; encoded by the coding sequence ATGACGATGCTGACGCGCGAGCACGTGTGCTTTCTGGACGAGTCTGTTGCGACGCGAGCCGACGTCATTCGGCGGATGGTGGAACTGGCTCACCGCTCGGGCCACGTGGAGGACGTCGGTCGCGCCGTGGAAGCCGTGGAGCACCGTGAACAAGAGGGTACGACCGGATTTGGCAAGGGCATTGCCATTCCGCACGGCAAGTCCTCCGCAGTGCGGAAGGCCGCGCTGATGTTCGCCCGGTTGGCAAAGCCAGTGGACTGGAACAGCCTGGACGGCGCTCCCGTCGACACGGTGTTCCTCATTCTGGTGCCGGAAGGCGCTCACGATGACCACCTTCGGCTGCTGTCAAAACTTGCGCGCAAGCTCATGCACGATGACTTTGTGAGCGCACTGCGAGAGGCGAACGAGGTGGACCAACTCGTGGATACCATCCGCGGGGCGCTCGAGGACTGA
- a CDS encoding YojF family protein produces MKPIDVQAVQAALNRFVGDDVYLHLETTNGAYAAHRFGQPMAVCAYIRNGRVRFERAAIAGNRPYRVGLKMENGWIYAEGLTDYEVDEKGRLLLAGHDDEGRLAVALQLSRTPWPMSAIEEEA; encoded by the coding sequence TTGAAACCTATCGACGTGCAGGCAGTGCAGGCTGCGTTGAACCGCTTTGTCGGAGACGACGTGTATTTGCACCTGGAGACGACCAACGGCGCGTACGCCGCGCACCGGTTCGGGCAGCCCATGGCGGTGTGCGCCTACATTCGAAACGGGCGCGTTCGATTTGAGCGGGCCGCCATCGCCGGGAATCGGCCCTACCGCGTCGGGCTCAAGATGGAAAACGGCTGGATTTACGCGGAGGGACTCACGGACTACGAAGTGGACGAGAAGGGCAGGTTGCTCTTGGCTGGCCACGATGACGAGGGGCGGCTCGCGGTTGCGCTGCAGCTTTCACGCACCCCTTGGCCCATGAGCGCGATTGAGGAGGAGGCGTGA
- a CDS encoding low molecular weight protein-tyrosine-phosphatase, whose product MIRVLFVCLGNICRSPMAEAVFRDMVRKAGLEGEIEVDSAGIGDWHAGDPPHHGTRRVLERYGIDYAGIVSRQIRPEDLERFDYIVAMDESNMRALERLGAKRSDRVFRLLDLVPDEPDEVPDPYYDGRFEEVYRLVRLGCEALLRRVQADLAKA is encoded by the coding sequence ATGATCCGCGTGCTGTTTGTGTGTCTCGGAAACATCTGTCGATCCCCGATGGCGGAGGCCGTCTTTCGCGACATGGTTCGAAAGGCCGGCCTCGAGGGCGAAATTGAGGTCGACTCCGCTGGCATCGGCGACTGGCACGCTGGCGATCCGCCGCATCACGGGACGCGCCGCGTGCTGGAGCGGTACGGCATCGACTACGCGGGCATTGTGAGCCGGCAGATTCGCCCGGAGGACCTCGAGCGGTTCGACTACATCGTCGCGATGGACGAGTCCAACATGCGCGCCCTGGAGCGGCTCGGCGCGAAGCGGTCCGATCGCGTCTTCCGGCTGCTGGATCTCGTCCCGGACGAGCCGGACGAGGTGCCGGATCCGTACTACGACGGCCGCTTCGAGGAGGTGTACCGCCTGGTGCGCCTCGGCTGCGAGGCGCTGCTCCGCCGAGTCCAGGCGGATCTCGCCAAGGCGTGA
- a CDS encoding thioredoxin family protein — protein MEEIRTSERYREAVQSGRVVVEFYATWCPDCRRIEPYLGEWEEKYREQFTMVRVNRDEVPDLAEELQILGIPTFLVYDQGREVKRLFSRDAKSKEQVEQFLDQAYA, from the coding sequence GTGGAAGAGATCCGCACGAGCGAACGGTATCGGGAAGCGGTGCAATCGGGCCGCGTGGTGGTGGAATTCTATGCGACGTGGTGCCCAGACTGCCGTCGCATTGAGCCATATTTGGGGGAATGGGAAGAAAAGTACCGTGAGCAATTCACGATGGTCCGCGTGAACCGGGACGAGGTGCCGGACCTGGCGGAAGAGCTCCAGATTCTTGGAATTCCGACCTTCCTCGTCTACGACCAAGGCCGCGAGGTCAAGCGGCTCTTCAGTCGCGACGCGAAGTCCAAGGAGCAGGTGGAGCAGTTCTTGGACCAGGCGTATGCCTGA
- the bshB2 gene encoding bacillithiol biosynthesis deacetylase BshB2, which produces MAQVEKTRHLLLVYPHPDDESFGKAGTVILFTRAGTPATLICGTLGELGRNMGNPPIANRETLPKIRRKELEQACEILGIRDLRLLGLRDKTVEFEDPERIADRIEAVIREVKPSILMTYYPGLGVHPDHDAMSNAAVIAVKRLPKEERPVIWGSAVVHEPEKILGDPDFVIDVSSVLDQKLAAMKAHRSQFSGIFARVEEALAAGGEAREEVLRLLGTERYWVYRIDD; this is translated from the coding sequence ATGGCACAAGTGGAAAAGACTCGTCACTTGCTGCTCGTGTATCCCCATCCAGACGACGAGTCGTTCGGCAAGGCCGGGACCGTGATCCTGTTCACCCGCGCGGGCACGCCCGCCACCCTCATCTGCGGCACGCTCGGCGAGCTGGGGCGCAACATGGGCAACCCTCCCATCGCCAACCGGGAGACCCTCCCGAAGATTCGGCGGAAAGAACTCGAACAGGCGTGCGAGATCCTCGGCATTCGCGATCTCCGGCTGCTCGGCCTGCGGGACAAGACCGTCGAATTTGAGGATCCCGAGCGGATCGCGGATCGGATCGAAGCCGTCATCCGCGAGGTGAAGCCGTCGATTCTGATGACGTACTACCCGGGACTCGGCGTGCATCCCGATCACGACGCCATGTCGAACGCGGCCGTGATCGCCGTGAAGCGGCTGCCCAAGGAGGAGCGGCCGGTCATCTGGGGCTCGGCGGTGGTCCACGAGCCCGAGAAGATCCTGGGCGATCCCGACTTTGTGATCGACGTGTCGAGCGTCCTGGATCAGAAGCTGGCGGCGATGAAGGCGCATCGCTCGCAGTTCTCGGGCATCTTCGCCCGGGTGGAGGAGGCGCTCGCCGCAGGCGGAGAAGCTCGGGAGGAGGTCCTGCGCCTCCTGGGGACGGAGCGGTACTGGGTCTACCGGATCGACGATTGA